CGGGGGCCACTTTAtgcttgtggctgtttttttgttcttttttcacatgctaaaaatggaatttaacaaggaaactgaaaaatagaacagcaaaaattgaaaaattagcagtaatttgacaagagtaaagtcaaaatattaacagaaaaagttgtaattttacaagaataaagttgttaaaaTCCTTTTAGCGGCAcaaagatgaaatattcaagaaaagttgtaatatgatgagaaacaaacaaaataaagtggaaTTGTTAGGGGaacaaagttttaatattatgggaataaagtccaaatattgcaagaagaaaatgtacagaaagaaagttgaaaaaaatcatctaatgacacaaaaagttaatcattttagtagcgtatcATTGAACTATTAACCaaagaaatgtatattttttgaaggtctaatgtaatgagaaacaaactaaacaaagtaaagttgtcatttgtggAACATTAGTttcaatattatgggaattaagccaaatattatgagaataaagtcacaatattgcgagaaaaaaaatgtacaacaggttgaaatatttctaaaattaaaaaaacaacagtaaaaatgggaaaaagagtgaagttgatattagtAATTGTCTTTTtcatctatatgacaaagctgagatgcacctTTTTCTTGGCAtagctacaaaatatcaaagtcagAGCACTGACTGCATTGAAAGTGTAAAAACACTAACATGTTGTGTATATAATTAATTTGAAACCGATGTTATAGTTTttattcgtgtgtgtgtgtgtggggggggggggtgtacttGCAAGCACTAGCTAGCACTGAAATAAGGCTAATGTTGATTTTTGTGGGCAGAGAAAGACAACGATCCGTTTTTCAACCCTTTGCTCTGCTGTTCAGCTGCTAAACATCTATAGTTACAGGACATGATGTATTTGTACTCATATAAAGAGTGTACTAAGTTGTAGTTGAACATGACCCTCCGCCTCACGAGCCATGGCAAGTCCTTCATTTACCAGAATGCTCAGCGGGGAAGAGGCGCGGCCAGAAAGTATAAATACGATGGCGTCCCAAGCGGGACAAACAACTTCTAGTCAGCTGGAATCTATAAACGCCAGAACAaaacatttgttgttgttgttttttatatcGGAACCAGTCCAGATCCTACACGGAGGTGTCGTCGCCTCCGGTGCGGACAGCATCAGGCCGTGTAGCCGCCGCAAGCTACCAAAGTAACAAGCTAACAAGGCAGCAAGTATGGCGGGGGATCACAGCAAATTGGCGGTGGTCTTCGTGGCCGCAGGGGTCCTCGCTGTGCTCTTAGGGACCGTCCTGACCTTTGTGGGTCCACTCGTCATCCACGACCAGATCGTCAAGGTGAGCTCGGATGGGATTTTACGTCGCGAGCACGGGGTTCATTGAGTGCGTGAACACGCACGCGCACAGACCCAATCTATCAGCTAATCGATTAAACTTTTCTCTCATTGGAATCgccaagaaataaaaacacagattaCGTTTACACTTGTACAAAAAGCTCTTAAATAATAAGCTGCAGAACACAAATCTATATTCTTAATGCTGGACTAAATGCCCGGCCACCCTACAGATGATTTCCATtcatttctataccgcttctcctcattagggtcgcgggggcatgctggagcctatcccagctgacttcgggcgacaggcggggtacaccctggactggtgtccagccaatggcagatAAATGATGATTTAAATGTTATATTTCGTTTTTATACTTCAAATATATATGTTATAGTTCGACAACAAAcgcacatttacattttgtttcacGATACGAAAGTTTGTTTATATGTCATTTATACAACACAAAAAGTTCTTCAGCAGTACAGAAAGGGACgggatatgtgtgtgtggtcaagCAGGAGTGTTGCATTGAGGTGTCCAGGTGGGGGCGTGTCCACAACGTTGAAGTTAGCTTCCAACTGCTGGTGCAATTTCATGTGGTATTACCCTAAAATACAATAAAGGTATGTTTTCAACCTCTAGTCCATTTTAGGGAAATAtacctttattgcattttcacaaatagaataaagttTTATAAATCACAAACGCTGTTTTTATGAACCTTTGGGGTCTGTAGATTAATCCAGTCCAAATTTGAGAGGTCTAGGTCCAGTGGTTGTCAAAGTGACCAAGTCTAATTTGGACTAGATGTTGAAAACATAGAGAAATGtacctttattgcattttcacgactagaataatccatccatccatccgtccatacatccatccatcttcgactgcatatccgaggtcgggtcgcaggagcagcagcctaagctgGGAGGCCCAGACTCACCGGCCAATTCATCCAACGGATTCCGAGACCTTCCACCGGTTGGACGTCCCCCAAGACATCCCGACCAGATGccggagccacctcatctgactcctctcaatgcggaggaacaAAGGTTCTACGCTGAGTTTCTCCGGGATGatggtgcttctcaccttatcgctaagggagagcccagccaccctatggagaaaactcattttggctgcttgtccttgtagtcactacccaaagctcatgaccataggtgagggtaggaacgtagatccaccggtatattgagagctttgcctttgggctcagctccctcttcagcACAACGgcccgatgtagagtccgcatcactgcagacgccccACCAGTCCGCCTGTCCATTTCACGTTCGATCCTTCCTTCACTCGTGGagaagaccccgaggtacttaaacacctccacttggggcaggatctcatccccagcccggagatggcactccacccttttccgggcgagaatcatggactcggacttggaggtgcttaTTCTCATCCTGGCCGCTTCTCACCCGGCTGCGAACAGattcagtgagagttgaaggtcacggctcgatgaagccagcagccAGAGACCCGAtgctgcagccaccaaaccggaacccctcaacaccctggctgcacctagaaattctggtgtagaatttgaatgaatgaacagaatctgtgacatAGGGCAGCCCTGGTGGTGCCCAACCCTCCCTGGAAACGAGTCTGACTTATTGCCgacaatgcgaaccaaactctgacacggGTCATACAGGGAtcaaacagcctgaattagatGGTCCACTACCCCATATTCCCGGCGTattccccacagaattcctcgaggaacacatttgaatgccttctccaagtccacaaaacagatgtagactggttgggcaaactcccatgcaccctcaaggacctgctgagagtgtagagctgctccacagttccacaaccaggacaaaaaccacactgcttcTCCTGAATCTGAGGTTCagctatccggcggatcctcctctccagaacccttgAATAGACCTTaaagcccggtcacaccgcccgaactttgctatAGCGTTCCtagagcggtgaaaaaaattcatcaccgctcgtaaccgttcaccaccgtttaacagaagttggccctcgttaaggcaacgccgtatacgctcggccaccgctgatggtccctcctaccgctccgaaagttttgagctgcacaaaatattgcgagtggtgaggagcgggcaattttccgccacggcaaagttcatcatggctccaacaacgcccagtcaaagtttggctctgctagacgcaagttcgtggacgcttgggtccgctaggccaacgcagaaatcttgaacgctggaccactgctgcttcgccagctttgcccggcCCGGCGCCCATTTACCGGCCCAAATTTTGTTTTGGCCGGCGCTCTGAGAGTGTACATACATACGACTTCCACTATACTTCATTTCTTCTACAGATGTTGGAATCActgtaatattttaattatGTAATACTCTGTTTTGAACTATTTTATAATTATGTTGAGGTCCATAGGAATCTTTTGGACGTTATATTAAATGATATGTATAATTGTATTAATTGTTGATTTTAaggtttaaatgttgttttatgTTATCGTGTGACCAAAACAAatttctgttgtattttttttttcaatcagactaataaaataaatgaatgaatgaataacagtATTTTTTCACAGATGTTAAATATTTCTTGACGCAACCAGTGGGCCACATATATATTTACCTGACCCCATTGGTTCAGCTGCCATCCATTGGTTCATCTTCTTGGAGGCTGctgcctttccttctccagcctTCCTCTTCTTTTGTCCACGTGTCATGATGAACTTCAACTATTGACTTCTATTAAAATTCTATCAAATCTTCTATCAAAGCGATCCGTTCAGCTTCGTAGTCAAAAGCGGTATGCCGTTAAACCAACTTTAAACTCCCGCCGAGCCAACCCCCgaatgcgcagaacgccgctctatcaacgctcgTGTCACCACTAAACCAGTGCGTGGTGACGAGCATTGTCGAAATTCTGCCCcctcttcctaccgttcaaggaatgctacagcaaagttcaggcggtgtgaccAGGCTTTTACCAGGAAGGCttaggagtgtgatcccacgatagttgaGAAGTGTCACACAAAAAGCAGACAATCAGTGGACAAACAGTCGcactgcatgttaggttaataccACCTCAAATGGAATTGGAATCTAACTTCAGCGTGGGGGCGTGTCCTAACATACGCTACCTGTCTCTCGCCTCCAGAACACGGTGATCGACCCCAAGAATGACATGTCCTACACCATGTGGAAGGACATCCCTGTCCCCTTCTACATGTCCGTCTACTTCTTCCACGTTGTCAACCCCAAAGAGATCCTGATGGGCGAGAAGCCCATGGTGGAGCAGCGGGGACCCTACGTGTACAGGTACTGACGTCTTTCCTACTGGATGCCATCAGTGTGTTGTGATGTTCCCACAGCTTCACGTTGTGCTTTGACCCAACGTGTCTGACCAGGAAGCGCTGTCAGAAGGACAACATCACGTTCCACGACAACAGCACGGTGTCGTACCGCGAATACCGCCACTACTACTTTGAGCCCAGCATGTCGACGGGGAACGAGTCTGATGTGGTCACCATCCCCAACATGCTGGTCCTGGTAGGTGGGCCGGCGAGGGGGCCATCTCTGCATCTTGGAGCGCTCTGATTGACTTGTTGGACAACAGGGGGCGGCGGTCATGATGGAGAACCTTCCCTTCGCCATGCGCCTGTTGATCAGCGCCACCTTCAAGACCTTTAAGGAGGGGCCCTTCCTCACCAAGACGGTGGGCGAGCTCATGTGGGGCTACGACAGCGGCCTCGTTGACTTCCTCAACAAATACCTGCCCGGAATGCTGCCCAGCTCCGGAAAGTTTGGCCTCTTCAGCGAGGTGAGCGTCCTGTCCTGGCTGGGACATGTCCTCTTGTCCCCATGAGCTGATTGGAGACGTCCAGACAGACCCTGATGATGTCATGATGTCATGGTGAATGTCATTATGGCTCACGTGCCCTTTCACCCCCACGCAGTTCAACAATACCGACACGGGCCTGTTCACCATCTTCACTGGTCAGGATGACATCAGGAACGTACACAAGGTGGACTCCTGGAACGGCCTCACAGAGGTGAGACACTGTCAAAGTcaattatcattatcatcatcattattattattattgttattattgttttattatcatcaccatcattatcattaccattattattattatcatcatttcaTCTCAACATTTTCTACAAGAATGATAACATGGTGCCATGATATCATAACATGACGTGATGGTATGATAACATAGTGCCATGATATCATAACATAACATGATAATATGACGTGACAGTATGATAACATTGTGCCACGATATCATAACATAACATGATGATAACATGATGTGATGGTATGATAACATAGTGCCCTTATATCATAACATAACATGATAATATGACGTGACAGTATGATAACATGGTGCCATGATATCATAACATGATGATAACATAACGTGATAGTATGATAACCTGGTGCCATGATATCATCACTTAACATGATGTGATTGTATGATAACATGGTCCCATGATATCATAACAAAACATGATGATAACATGACGTGATGGTATGATAACATGGTGCCATGATATCATTACATAACatgatgataacatgtcatgATGCTATGATAACATGGTGCCATGATATCATAACATACCATGATGATAACATGATGTGATGGTGTGATAACATGGTGCCATGATATCATAACATAATGATAACATGACGTGATGGTATGATAACATGGTGCCATTATATCATCACTTCACATGATGTGATGGTATGATAACATGGTGCCATGATATCATAACATTACATGATGTAATGGGATGACAATATGGTGCCATGATATCATCACATAATATGATGTGATGGTGTGATAACATGGTGCCATGATATCATCACataacatgaggtgatggtaaGATAACATGGTGCCATGATATCATAACATAACATGATGATAACATGATGTGATGGTATGATAATATGGTGCCATGATATCATTACAAGATGATAACATGATGCCATGGTAACATGACATAATGGTGATAACACAACATGATGCCATGATAGTTTGACGGTATAATATGATAAGATGATGACATGATAAAACTAGAATGTTCTATGTTGTGTGAGAaacaaacgtgtgtgtgtgtgtgtgtgtgtgtgtgtgtgtgtgtgcgcgtgtctgtgcgtgtgtgtcactaGTTGGACTACTGGAGGACGCCGCAGTGCAACATGATCAACGGTACGGCAGGTCAGATGTGGCCCCCCTTCATGACCCAGGAGAGCACGCTGCCTTTTTACAGTCCGGACGCCTGCAGGTACGCCTCTTTGGGTTTCTGGAGAGACCGCCATGACGTGACTGGTCTTCTTGTGTGGTGTCAGGTCCATGGAGCTGGTCTACCAGCGGCCTGGCAGCCTGAAGGGGATCCCCTTTTATCGCTACGTCGCGCCCAAGACGCTTTTCGCCAACGGCACCGACTACGCTCCCAATGAGGGATTCTGTCCCTGTCGCCAGTCGGGCCTGCTCAACGTCAGCAGCTGCCGCCACAGTGAGTGGACCCCACCCAAACGGACGCGCCACACCGACACGCTCTTGACGCCCCGCATTCTTCCTCAGATTCTCCCGTCTTCATCTCTCATCCTCACTTCTTCAATGCTGACCCGGTTCTGCTGGACTACGTTCAAGGACTCCACCCGAACGAGGATGAGCACGGCCTCTTCATAGACATCCATCCTGTGAGTGcacatgctcacacacacacacatgtgcacgcatgcacacacacacagcaggagtTTATCAGAAGAAAGAAATGTGCTCTGACGATAAAGAGGAGGTTTTATGAGGTTATCAGAAAAAGTATCAGAGATAAATGCATCGTCATTCAGACTTTGTATTTTGGGTCATCTTTTTTAGGCGTTGCATAAACCGAGTGCATGGCAAAGGTCACTGAGGTCTTTCCTCTCATgtaacaacaaataaacaacaaataaccTACATACACGTGCCTGTCAATACCCTCATTCATCCTGCTCATTGTATTAACATATACTACTAACATTGCTTGTTCTTTTTATGCTTGTACAACCGTTAACAACgttaaaatgtacttaaaacaCAGCTAACACAGACCCTTTGATACTATAAccactgcttcacttctttttatgcTTGTACAACCgttaacaatgttaaaatgtacttaaaacaCAGCTAACACAGACCCTTTGAT
This Dunckerocampus dactyliophorus isolate RoL2022-P2 chromosome 17, RoL_Ddac_1.1, whole genome shotgun sequence DNA region includes the following protein-coding sequences:
- the scarb1 gene encoding scavenger receptor class B member 1 isoform X3, coding for MAGDHSKLAVVFVAAGVLAVLLGTVLTFVGPLVIHDQIVKNTVIDPKNDMSYTMWKDIPVPFYMSVYFFHVVNPKEILMGEKPMVEQRGPYVYRKRCQKDNITFHDNSTVSYREYRHYYFEPSMSTGNESDVVTIPNMLVLGAAVMMENLPFAMRLLISATFKTFKEGPFLTKTVGELMWGYDSGLVDFLNKYLPGMLPSSGKFGLFSEFNNTDTGLFTIFTGQDDIRNVHKVDSWNGLTELDYWRTPQCNMINGTAGQMWPPFMTQESTLPFYSPDACRSMELVYQRPGSLKGIPFYRYVAPKTLFANGTDYAPNEGFCPCRQSGLLNVSSCRHNSPVFISHPHFFNADPVLLDYVQGLHPNEDEHGLFIDIHPQTGVPLNVSIRLQLNLYIKRVSGITETGKISETVMPMIWFEESGYIDGPILDTFHTNLVVLPAVMEAMQYGFIALGLATILVAAIVRHRLKKASDTEPARGRGAQEKCMLGHSDK
- the scarb1 gene encoding scavenger receptor class B member 1 isoform X1, whose translation is MAGDHSKLAVVFVAAGVLAVLLGTVLTFVGPLVIHDQIVKNTVIDPKNDMSYTMWKDIPVPFYMSVYFFHVVNPKEILMGEKPMVEQRGPYVYRKRCQKDNITFHDNSTVSYREYRHYYFEPSMSTGNESDVVTIPNMLVLGAAVMMENLPFAMRLLISATFKTFKEGPFLTKTVGELMWGYDSGLVDFLNKYLPGMLPSSGKFGLFSEFNNTDTGLFTIFTGQDDIRNVHKVDSWNGLTELDYWRTPQCNMINGTAGQMWPPFMTQESTLPFYSPDACRSMELVYQRPGSLKGIPFYRYVAPKTLFANGTDYAPNEGFCPCRQSGLLNVSSCRHNSPVFISHPHFFNADPVLLDYVQGLHPNEDEHGLFIDIHPQTGVPLNVSIRLQLNLYIKRVSGITETGKISETVMPMIWFEESGYIDGPILDTFHTNLVVLPAVMEAMQYGFIALGLATILVAAIVRHRLKKLPWIPAEATFRTGSTWPINAGCHVTSPRWQCVRLLKSSWCVWLVKNCGRKHQQASK
- the scarb1 gene encoding scavenger receptor class B member 1 isoform X2 — translated: MAGDHSKLAVVFVAAGVLAVLLGTVLTFVGPLVIHDQIVKNTVIDPKNDMSYTMWKDIPVPFYMSVYFFHVVNPKEILMGEKPMVEQRGPYVYRKRCQKDNITFHDNSTVSYREYRHYYFEPSMSTGNESDVVTIPNMLVLGAAVMMENLPFAMRLLISATFKTFKEGPFLTKTVGELMWGYDSGLVDFLNKYLPGMLPSSGKFGLFSEFNNTDTGLFTIFTGQDDIRNVHKVDSWNGLTELDYWRTPQCNMINGTAGQMWPPFMTQESTLPFYSPDACRSMELVYQRPGSLKGIPFYRYVAPKTLFANGTDYAPNEGFCPCRQSGLLNVSSCRHNSPVFISHPHFFNADPVLLDYVQGLHPNEDEHGLFIDIHPQTGVPLNVSIRLQLNLYIKRVSGITETGKISETVMPMIWFEESGYIDGPILDTFHTNLVVLPAVMEAMQYGFIALGLATILVAAIVRHRLKKTNEPDGGAMSQGNASSHERDPLLPDHND